The following coding sequences lie in one Panicum virgatum strain AP13 chromosome 6N, P.virgatum_v5, whole genome shotgun sequence genomic window:
- the LOC120679643 gene encoding uncharacterized protein LOC120679643 — protein MVDPASAAGDYDPKTDPARKAKSNDPGWKYGYWPDLQNKDKVQCILCGKDFSGGIKRFKQHLAGGYGDAKLCEHSTSEMRREFAAYLKGNKRKRAKYVHDDDDDGDDDGEEETEVVEVAANEGQGSVTGPASQASKVQPKPPKTKPSSGTAAKRKQALLSFQASGKKTQAQTKATKSVVEMLRKSPEEIVDERLSGTYQPTIVASHRTKEEKSYVDKQWALFFYECGVPFNAAAARQYQIAIEATTQYGSGYIPPTPYQLGEPLLQQVVKDTSTMREDHERAWKHYGCTLMSDGWSDRRGRHLINFLVNSPEGTYFLGSVDASSEVHDAPMLADLLEKQIEAIGKDKVVQIVTDNGANYKAAGKILMERIPSIFWSPCAAHCLDLMLEEIGNLKAFKKPITRARRMTTFIYRHGRILAAMREKTGGADLVRPAATRFATSFLTLKSLHKHKDALKALFVSETWTGNKLAKTKAGLDVHDIVLSTQFWNSVEDCLRASAPLLIVLRVVDGDEKPAMPEVQALMDQAKERISQSFAIQSKKPLLKKIMAIIERRWVKQMDHPLYGAALYLNPGKFHPLIKKDDDATIGQLRGCFLDVLARMVEDEETRDKINAQAMDYECLRGVAFSNKMAKQNLESMSPLDWWRSYSGRAIELQRFARRVVSLCASSSGYERNRSTFEFIHTKKRNRLLHKRLNSIVFVSYNRKMKSRFQKLKQKKGKAFDPLVIEDFDWNNEWTDSLHVHPQGGRGCECDLTWNHVDEALGASEALRGRNFPRRAHNRHARNSAPNVAEDDLGSDNEGEGEQEECSDPYDDADVTDCEDDPNEENGAQDMEADNIPGEFDDDY, from the exons ATGGTAGACCCGGCGTCTGCTGCTGGTGACTATGATCCAAAGACCGATCCGGCTAGGAAGGCAAAATCAAATGATCCTGGGTGGAAGTATGGTTACTGGCCAGACCTTCAGAACAAAGATAAGGTGCAATGCATCTTATGTGGGAAGGATTTCAGTGGAGGAATAAAAAGATTCAAGCAGCATTTGGCAGGTGGATATGGAGATGCAAAGTTATGTGAACATTCCACTTCAGAAATGAGGCGAGAGTTTGCAGCTTATTTGAAGGGAAATAAGAGAAAAAGAGCAAAATATGTtcatgatgatgacgatgacggtgatgatgatggagaagaggaaACGGAAGTGGTGGAGGTGGCAGCAAATGAGGGACAGGGTTCTGTTACAGGTCCGGCTTCCCAAGCTTCAAAGGTGCAGCCCAAGCCTCCCAAGACTAAACCAAGTTCAGGGACAGCAGCCAAAAGGAAGCAAGCATTGTTGTCATTCCAGGCTAGTGGTAAAAAGACTCAAGCACAGACAAAGGCAACCAAAAGTGTTGTTGAGATGCTTCGAAAGTCACCAGAAGAGATAGTAGATGAAAGACTTTCAGGGACTTATCAGCCAACAATTGTGGCCAGCCATAGAACTAAGGAGGAAAAAAGTTATGTTGATAAGCAGTGGGCCTTGTTCTTTTATGAGTGTGGCGTTCCATTCAATGCAGCAGCTGCAAGACAGTACCAAATTGCAATTGAGGCCACAACACAGTATGGCTCAGGATACATACCTCCTACACCTTATCAACTTGGAGAGCCTTTGCTCCAACAAGTTGTGAAGGATACAAGCACTATGAGGGAAGATCATGAGAGGGCATGGAAACATTATGGCTGCACACTTATGTCAGATGGATGGTCCGATAGAAGAGGACGCCACCTCATCAACTTCCTAGTGAACAGCCCGGAAGGGACTTACTTTCTAGGTTCAGTTGATGCATCAAGTGAAGTGCATGATGCACCCATGCTTGCTGATTTGCTAGAGAAACAAATTGAAGCCATTGGAAAAGACAAGGTTGTGCAGATTGTAACTGACAATGGTGCAAACTATAAGGCAGCCGGCAAGATTCTAATGGAGAGGATCCCTAGCATATTTTGGAGTCCATGCGCTGCACACTGCTTGGACCTCATGTTGGAAGAGATAGGGAACTTAAAGGCATTCAAGAAACCTATTACACGTGCAAGGCGTATGACAACTTTTATCTATAGGCATGGGAGGATCCTTGCTGCCATGAGGGAAAAGACAGGTGGGGCTGATCTTGTGAGACCTGCAGCCACTCGGTTTGCAACTTCCTTTCTTACTTTGAAGAGTTTGCATAAGCATAAGGATGCTTTGAAGGCATTATTTGTTAGTGAAACATGGACTGGAAACAAATTAGCAAAGACCAAAGCAGGCctagatgttcatgacattgtGCTTTCCACCCAATTTTGGAATTCGGTGGAAGATTGTCTTAGAGCTTCAGCCCCACTCCTTATTGTGCTTAGGGTGGTTGATGGAGATGAGAAGCCTGCAATGCCGGAGGTTCAAGCATTAATGGACCAAGCAAAAGAGAGGATTAGTCAAAGTTTTGCTATCCAATCCAAAAAACCTTTGCTTAAGAAGATCATGGCTATTATCGAGAGACGTTGGGTAAAACAAATGGATCATCCTCTGTATGGGGCTGCATTGTATTTGAACCCAGGAAAATTCCATCCCCTCATAAAAAAAGATGATGATGCAACTATTGGACAGCTAAGGGGCTGCTTTCTTGATGTGCTTGCAAGAATGGTGGAGGATGAGGAAACTCGAGACAAGATTAATGCCCAAGCCATGGACTATGAATGTCTTAGAGGAGTggctttttcaaataaaatggCCAAACAAAACCTTGAGTCAATGAGCCCTC TTGATTGGTGGCGTTCCTATAGCGGCCGTGCTATAGAGCTGCAAAGATTTGCAAGGCGTGTGGTTAGTCTTTGTGCTTCATCTTCGGGCTATGAAAGAAACAGGAGTACCTTTGAATTT ATCCACACAAAGAAAAGGAACCGTTTGTTGCACAAAAGGTTGAACTCTATTGTGTTTGTTTCCTACAACCGAAAGATGAAGTCTAGGTTCCAAAAATTAAAACAGAAGAAGGGAAAGGCCTTTGATCCTTTAGTCATTGAGGACTTTGATTGGAACAATGAGTGGACTGATTCATTGCATGTACACCCTCAAGGTGGTCGCGGATGCGAGTGTGACCTTACATGgaaccatgttgatgaggctctTGGAGCAAGTGAAGCACTTCGGGGCAGAAATTTTCCAAGAAGAGCCCACAATAGACATGCAAGAAATTCTGCACCTAATGTAGCTGAGGATGACTTGGGTTCGGACaatgaaggagaaggagaacaaGAAGAATGTTCAGATCCTTATGATGATGCAGATGTGACGGACTGTGAGGATGATCCAAATGAGGAAAATGGTGCTCAAGACATGGAGGCAGACAACATTCCGGGAGAGTTTGATGATGACTATTGA